One Pseudodesulfovibrio cashew DNA window includes the following coding sequences:
- a CDS encoding GNAT family N-acetyltransferase, with protein sequence MADALTLRTMTRSEVDFAVGLAADEGWNPGLSDAGCFHAADPEGFFIAELDGRPVGVISAVRYGGGFGFVGLYIMVPEARGKGYGIRLWRHAMAHLEGCNVGLDAVTEQEATYRRDGFTSYYRSARYEGVGGGETPEGVTALDGVDFERIAAYDRCCFPGEREDFLRAWLKAEGARGFGVLDGDRLTGFGVIRPCVSGYKIGPLFADDGDVAERLYSALIATIPGEPFYLDVIEPNAAAMELAGRHALKEIFVTVRMYTGGEPAMEKDRIFGVTSFELG encoded by the coding sequence ATGGCTGACGCCCTGACGCTGCGGACCATGACCCGCAGCGAGGTTGATTTTGCCGTCGGCCTGGCCGCCGATGAAGGGTGGAACCCCGGCCTGTCGGACGCCGGATGCTTTCATGCGGCCGACCCGGAGGGCTTTTTCATCGCCGAACTGGACGGCCGGCCCGTGGGCGTCATCTCGGCGGTCCGCTACGGCGGCGGGTTCGGCTTTGTCGGGCTGTACATCATGGTTCCCGAGGCGCGCGGCAAGGGCTACGGCATTCGGCTGTGGCGGCACGCCATGGCGCATCTGGAGGGCTGCAACGTCGGCCTCGACGCGGTGACCGAGCAGGAGGCCACCTATCGTCGCGACGGGTTCACGTCGTATTATCGCTCGGCCCGGTACGAGGGCGTGGGCGGCGGCGAGACGCCGGAAGGAGTGACTGCGCTGGACGGGGTGGATTTCGAACGGATCGCCGCCTATGATCGGTGTTGTTTTCCGGGCGAGCGGGAAGACTTTCTGCGCGCCTGGCTCAAGGCCGAGGGGGCGCGGGGGTTCGGTGTCCTGGACGGTGACCGCCTGACCGGATTCGGTGTCATCCGTCCCTGCGTCTCGGGGTACAAGATCGGGCCGCTTTTTGCCGACGACGGCGACGTCGCGGAGCGCCTCTACAGTGCGCTGATCGCCACCATCCCCGGCGAGCCGTTCTATCTCGACGTCATCGAACCCAACGCAGCGGCGATGGAACTGGCCGGACGGCATGCATTGAAAGAGATCTTCGTCACGGTGCGCATGTACACCGGGGGCGAACCGGCCATGGAGAAAGACAGGATTTTCGGCGTCACTTCATTCGAACTGGGGTAA